A genome region from Sphingobium sp. WTD-1 includes the following:
- a CDS encoding aldo/keto reductase yields the protein MEYRQLGASGLRVPALSFGTGTFGGSGPLFGAWGHSDAQEARRLLDICLDAGITLFDTADVYSNGASEEVLGAAIKGRRDQLLISTKLGLPTGDGPNDWGVSRDRLIGGVEAALRRLGTDHIDLLQLHAFDASTPVEELLATLDHLVRAGKLRHVGVSNYPGWQLMKALDAADRHGWPRFVAHQVYYSLIGRAYEADLMPLAADQGVGALVWSPLGWGRLTGKIRRSSPIPDGSRLHQTAAFAPPAEEEHLYRVVDALDEIAAETGKTVPQVALNWLLQRPTVSSVIIGARNEEQLRQNLGAVGWSLTADQVARLDRASYQMPAYPHAPYHQQAGFARLNPPLV from the coding sequence ATGGAATATCGGCAATTGGGGGCGTCAGGCCTGCGCGTGCCGGCGCTCAGTTTCGGCACCGGCACCTTCGGCGGCTCCGGCCCCTTGTTCGGTGCATGGGGCCATAGCGACGCGCAGGAGGCCCGCCGTCTGCTCGACATCTGCCTCGACGCCGGCATCACCCTGTTCGACACCGCCGACGTCTATTCGAACGGCGCGTCCGAAGAGGTGCTGGGCGCGGCGATCAAGGGGCGGCGCGATCAGCTGTTGATCTCGACCAAGCTTGGCCTGCCGACCGGCGATGGTCCCAATGACTGGGGCGTGTCGCGCGACCGGCTGATCGGCGGCGTGGAAGCCGCTCTCCGGCGCCTTGGCACCGATCATATCGACCTGCTGCAACTTCACGCCTTCGACGCCTCGACCCCGGTCGAGGAATTGCTGGCGACGCTCGACCATCTGGTCCGCGCCGGCAAGCTGCGCCATGTCGGCGTGTCCAACTATCCCGGCTGGCAGCTGATGAAGGCGCTGGACGCGGCGGATCGCCATGGCTGGCCGCGCTTCGTCGCGCACCAGGTCTATTATTCGCTGATCGGCCGCGCCTATGAGGCCGACCTGATGCCGCTCGCCGCCGACCAGGGCGTGGGCGCGCTGGTGTGGAGTCCGCTCGGCTGGGGCCGCCTGACCGGCAAGATAAGGCGCAGCAGCCCGATCCCCGACGGCAGCCGCCTGCACCAGACCGCCGCCTTCGCGCCGCCTGCGGAGGAGGAGCATCTCTATCGCGTGGTCGATGCGTTGGACGAGATTGCGGCGGAAACCGGCAAGACGGTGCCGCAGGTCGCGCTCAACTGGCTGTTGCAGCGGCCGACCGTGTCGTCGGTCATCATTGGCGCCCGCAACGAGGAACAGTTGCGCCAGAATCTGGGTGCGGTCGGCTGGTCGCTGACCGCCGATCAGGTCGCCCGGCTCGACCGGGCCAGCTACCAGATGCCGGCCTATCCCCACGCCCCCTATCACCAACAGGCCGGTTTCGCCCGGCTGAACCCGCCGCTTGTCTGA
- a CDS encoding MFS transporter, with amino-acid sequence MKINPPLLALAAGAFGIGVTEFAPMGLLPVIATDLGVSIPAAGLLISAYAIGVMLGAPLMTLTTGRLPRRTLLIGLAAIFTVGNLIAALSGSYAMLLFARIITSLNHGAFFGVGSIVAASLVPPQRQAGAVAAMFMGLTIANVVGVPLATWAGEVMGWRAAFWGIAALGVLTIAALRLTLPDMPAPTEGDARSELRVLMRGPVLAALGLTVVGASAMFAVFTYITPILRDQTHGSITFVTAMLVLYGMGLTIGNWLGGRFADRSVDRTLIVTLAALTAILIAFAFAMPFAGPTAVLIFLWGIASFALVPPLQVRVMSAAADAPNLASSMNIGAFNLGNAIGAALGGAVIAAGLSLPFVAIAGAVASSLGLIAIWISRQKGTPAIAGAPCPDGA; translated from the coding sequence ATGAAGATCAATCCACCGCTGCTCGCGCTGGCGGCCGGTGCCTTCGGCATCGGCGTCACCGAATTTGCGCCGATGGGCCTGTTGCCCGTCATCGCCACCGACCTTGGCGTCTCCATCCCTGCCGCCGGCCTGCTCATCAGCGCCTATGCGATCGGCGTGATGCTGGGCGCGCCGTTGATGACGCTGACCACCGGGCGCTTGCCGCGCCGCACCCTGCTGATCGGCCTCGCTGCCATTTTCACGGTCGGCAATCTGATCGCGGCGCTCTCCGGCAGCTATGCGATGCTGTTGTTCGCGCGCATCATCACCTCGCTCAACCATGGCGCCTTCTTCGGCGTCGGGTCGATCGTCGCCGCCAGCCTGGTCCCGCCCCAGCGGCAGGCGGGCGCGGTCGCCGCCATGTTCATGGGGCTGACCATCGCCAATGTCGTCGGCGTGCCGCTGGCGACCTGGGCGGGTGAAGTCATGGGCTGGCGTGCGGCCTTCTGGGGCATTGCGGCGCTGGGCGTGCTCACCATCGCCGCATTGCGCCTGACCCTGCCCGACATGCCGGCACCGACCGAGGGCGATGCACGCTCCGAACTGCGCGTGCTGATGCGCGGACCGGTGCTCGCCGCGCTCGGCCTTACCGTGGTCGGCGCCAGCGCGATGTTCGCCGTCTTCACCTATATCACGCCGATCCTGCGCGATCAGACCCATGGCTCGATCACCTTCGTGACCGCGATGCTGGTCCTCTATGGCATGGGCCTCACCATCGGCAACTGGCTGGGCGGGCGCTTTGCCGACCGGTCGGTGGACAGGACGCTGATCGTGACGCTCGCTGCGCTGACGGCGATCCTGATCGCCTTCGCCTTTGCCATGCCCTTTGCCGGGCCGACGGCGGTGCTGATCTTCCTGTGGGGCATTGCCAGCTTCGCGCTGGTGCCGCCGCTGCAGGTGCGGGTGATGAGCGCTGCGGCCGATGCGCCCAATCTGGCGTCCTCGATGAACATCGGCGCCTTCAACCTCGGCAATGCGATCGGCGCGGCGCTGGGCGGCGCCGTGATTGCCGCCGGCCTCAGCCTGCCGTTCGTCGCGATCGCCGGGGCGGTCGCCTCCAGCCTCGGGCTGATCGCCATTTGGATCAGCCGACAAAAGGGGACGCCTGCGATTGCGGGCGCGCCATGCCCGGACGGGGCCTGA
- a CDS encoding ABC transporter substrate-binding protein: MFSRRNLIGAAAASLLLSACGTAGKGRPKLRVSITGKGDGDTRLLFKAAGIQPKGFDLVYSEFQSGHLVVEALNGGSLDYGGMSEIPPIFAAASTIQSFRQIAVAHGDVNNQVVLVPKGSKARSIADLKGKRVGYVRATTAQYFLIRMLEEVGLTWDDIIPVAMGVSDGAAAFSQGALDAWAIYGFPIQRAIATEGARILRTADGILSGNYLVSVHVDALADPDKAAIIREYLALVQQGFGWAAAHQDEWAGIVAQDIGVPRDYVLDQFRRKSATYELRPVTPEAIGSQQQVANVFFKAGLVPKRVDVRPLWDDRFNDAIPKRG; this comes from the coding sequence ATGTTTTCCAGACGCAATTTGATCGGCGCGGCGGCGGCTAGTCTGCTGCTCTCCGCCTGCGGCACTGCCGGCAAGGGCCGTCCCAAGCTGCGGGTGTCGATCACTGGCAAAGGCGATGGTGACACGCGGCTGCTGTTCAAGGCGGCGGGCATCCAGCCCAAGGGCTTCGACCTTGTCTACAGCGAGTTTCAGTCCGGCCATCTGGTGGTCGAGGCGCTCAATGGCGGGTCGCTCGATTATGGCGGGATGAGCGAGATCCCGCCGATCTTCGCTGCCGCTTCGACCATCCAGAGCTTCCGCCAGATCGCGGTCGCCCATGGCGACGTCAATAATCAGGTGGTGCTGGTTCCGAAGGGATCGAAGGCGCGCTCCATCGCCGACCTCAAGGGCAAGCGCGTCGGCTATGTCCGCGCTACTACCGCCCAATATTTCCTGATCCGGATGCTGGAGGAAGTCGGCCTGACCTGGGATGACATCATCCCGGTCGCGATGGGCGTGTCCGATGGTGCGGCGGCCTTCTCGCAAGGGGCGCTTGATGCCTGGGCGATCTATGGCTTTCCGATCCAGCGCGCGATCGCGACCGAGGGCGCGCGGATATTGCGCACGGCCGATGGCATCCTCTCGGGCAATTATCTCGTCTCCGTCCATGTCGATGCGTTGGCTGATCCCGACAAGGCGGCGATCATCCGCGAATATCTGGCGCTGGTGCAGCAGGGCTTCGGCTGGGCGGCGGCACATCAGGACGAGTGGGCCGGCATTGTCGCCCAGGATATCGGCGTGCCGCGCGACTATGTGCTCGACCAGTTCCGCCGCAAGAGCGCGACCTATGAGCTGCGCCCGGTCACGCCCGAGGCGATCGGATCGCAACAGCAGGTCGCCAATGTCTTCTTCAAGGCCGGGCTGGTGCCCAAGCGGGTGGACGTCCGCCCGCTATGGGACGACCGCTTCAACGACGCCATTCCCAAGAGAGGCTGA
- a CDS encoding acyl-CoA dehydrogenase family protein produces the protein MATQAISVQSQAPEGPVPADQLDRLTRLLAANAEQYDRSAEFPRANFDILAQQGLIALTVPRAHGGRGASVSEALRVLAAVAKGDPSTALILFMTYHYHATPNRARGWPADIYEQLARDAVAGRGLIGGLRVEPELGTPVRGGLPATIARRTAHGWAISGTKIYSTGSTGLDWYSVWAKTDEDAPRVGNFLVRAGSPGVDIEPAWDHLGMRATVSHAVHFTDTPTPTDHAVDIRRPEEWGAPDPVQTLWNALSISVIYDGVARAARDWLRAYLNDRVPSNLGASLATLPRVQEKFGEIEALLQVNRTLVRDAAARIDAGDPPPAVEANAIKYVATANAIRAVEIGLELTGNPGISRHNPLERHYRDVLCSRIHSPQTDTILIAAGRAALGN, from the coding sequence ATGGCGACCCAGGCAATTTCCGTGCAGTCGCAGGCGCCCGAAGGGCCGGTGCCCGCCGACCAGCTCGACCGACTGACCCGGTTGCTGGCCGCCAATGCGGAACAATATGACCGCAGCGCCGAATTTCCCCGCGCCAATTTCGACATATTGGCGCAACAGGGCCTGATCGCGCTGACCGTGCCGCGCGCGCATGGCGGGCGGGGCGCGTCGGTTTCCGAAGCGCTGCGGGTGCTGGCGGCGGTGGCGAAGGGCGATCCCTCGACCGCGCTGATCCTGTTCATGACCTATCATTATCATGCCACGCCCAACCGGGCGCGCGGCTGGCCGGCGGACATCTATGAGCAATTGGCGCGCGATGCGGTGGCGGGCCGGGGGCTGATCGGCGGGCTGCGGGTCGAACCGGAACTGGGCACGCCGGTACGCGGCGGCCTGCCTGCCACGATCGCGCGGCGCACGGCCCATGGCTGGGCGATCAGCGGCACGAAGATTTACTCGACCGGATCGACCGGGCTGGACTGGTATTCGGTCTGGGCCAAGACCGACGAGGATGCTCCACGCGTCGGCAATTTCCTGGTTCGCGCCGGCAGTCCGGGGGTGGATATCGAACCGGCCTGGGATCATCTGGGCATGCGCGCCACCGTCAGCCATGCCGTCCATTTCACCGATACGCCGACGCCGACCGACCATGCGGTCGACATTCGCCGGCCGGAGGAGTGGGGCGCGCCCGATCCGGTCCAGACGCTGTGGAATGCGCTGTCCATCTCGGTCATCTATGACGGGGTGGCGCGCGCCGCGCGTGACTGGCTCCGGGCCTATCTCAACGATCGGGTGCCAAGCAACCTTGGCGCATCGCTCGCCACCCTGCCGCGCGTGCAGGAGAAGTTCGGCGAGATCGAGGCGCTGTTGCAGGTCAACCGCACGCTGGTGCGCGACGCCGCCGCACGGATTGACGCGGGCGATCCGCCGCCGGCGGTCGAGGCCAATGCGATCAAATATGTCGCCACCGCCAACGCCATCCGCGCGGTCGAGATCGGGCTGGAACTGACCGGCAATCCTGGCATCAGCCGCCATAATCCGCTGGAACGCCATTATCGCGACGTGCTGTGCAGCCGCATCCATTCGCCGCAGACCGACACCATCCTGATTGCCGCCGGTCGCGCGGCGCTGGGGAATTGA
- a CDS encoding NAD(P)-dependent oxidoreductase yields MSLIIASQMEPDFNRSLSRHPSAPVLIDVAEDAPWSAADEADILLIRPSPAWRAPEVRRPAPWPGRLKWVYSASVGVDFYPDWLLDAPLVTCGRGVASEEIADYAIAAIYAHAKNLDAVAVRSRAQWGPAQLGRVSGTTIGIIGMGAIGAAVARRGLALGAQVIGVRRSGAQPSVPGVQLVGDVGTLVEEADHILLAVPATAQTRHLVDDALLARVRPGAHLINVARGSVVDQAALVRALDDGRLGFATLDVTDPEPLPEGHVLYTHPRVRLTPHISSNYQLVRHRLLEKIQDDLTRFVRGEAPSDIVDPARGY; encoded by the coding sequence ATGTCCCTGATCATCGCCAGCCAGATGGAGCCGGATTTCAACCGGAGCCTCTCCCGCCACCCGTCCGCCCCCGTGCTGATCGATGTTGCCGAGGACGCGCCCTGGAGCGCCGCCGACGAGGCCGACATATTACTGATCCGCCCGTCGCCGGCCTGGCGCGCGCCGGAGGTGCGTCGTCCCGCGCCTTGGCCAGGGCGCCTCAAATGGGTCTACAGCGCTTCGGTCGGGGTCGATTTCTATCCCGACTGGCTGCTCGATGCGCCGCTCGTCACCTGTGGCCGGGGTGTCGCGTCGGAGGAGATCGCCGATTATGCGATCGCCGCCATCTATGCCCATGCCAAGAATCTGGATGCCGTCGCCGTCCGTTCGCGGGCACAATGGGGACCGGCACAGCTTGGCCGGGTGTCGGGAACGACCATCGGCATCATCGGCATGGGCGCGATCGGCGCGGCGGTCGCGCGGCGCGGCCTGGCGCTCGGCGCGCAGGTGATCGGTGTGCGGCGATCCGGCGCGCAGCCCAGCGTGCCGGGCGTGCAACTGGTCGGCGATGTCGGCACTTTGGTGGAGGAGGCGGATCATATCCTGCTCGCCGTGCCCGCCACTGCCCAGACCCGCCATCTGGTCGATGATGCGCTGCTGGCGCGGGTGCGGCCGGGCGCACATCTGATCAACGTCGCGCGTGGATCGGTGGTCGATCAGGCGGCTCTGGTGCGGGCGCTGGATGATGGCCGGCTGGGTTTTGCGACGCTGGACGTTACCGATCCCGAACCGCTGCCTGAGGGCCATGTCCTCTACACCCATCCCAGGGTGCGGCTGACCCCGCATATTTCCAGCAATTACCAGCTGGTGCGCCATCGCCTGCTGGAAAAGATCCAGGACGATCTGACCCGCTTCGTCCGGGGCGAGGCGCCGTCCGACATCGTCGATCCGGCGCGCGGTTACTGA
- a CDS encoding LysR substrate-binding domain-containing protein, producing the protein MPVNLPTNLLRSFVAIVDTGSMLNASEQVFVTQSALSLQIKRLEELVQQSLFLREGRRLHLTAAGEVLLDYARRVLSLHDEAVAAVSAGRFAGPARIGMVQDFADSLLSGLLSRFAELHPDAQIYARVAGTAELQALLDRRELDILLGFAAPNDGSAVTVAPMSWYGTAELVERDTIPLAVLEEPCRFREAAIRALEDNGLQWRIAVETPNLATLRAAVAAGLGVTARTHLFQDDMTVLEHERLPTLPRVAAILRTSDKLDRAAHRLAELARETVTGL; encoded by the coding sequence GTGCCGGTCAATCTGCCGACCAATCTCCTGCGCAGCTTCGTCGCGATCGTCGACACCGGGTCGATGCTCAATGCGTCGGAACAGGTGTTCGTGACCCAGTCCGCCCTCAGCCTGCAGATCAAGCGACTGGAGGAGCTGGTCCAGCAGTCGCTGTTCCTGCGTGAAGGCCGCCGCCTGCACCTGACCGCGGCGGGCGAGGTGCTGCTCGACTATGCGCGCCGGGTGCTGAGCCTGCATGACGAGGCGGTGGCGGCGGTCAGTGCCGGCCGCTTTGCCGGCCCGGCGCGGATCGGCATGGTCCAGGACTTCGCCGACAGCCTGCTCTCGGGCCTGCTCTCCCGCTTTGCCGAGTTGCACCCGGACGCGCAAATCTATGCGCGGGTCGCGGGCACGGCCGAATTGCAGGCGCTGCTCGACCGGCGCGAACTGGACATATTGCTGGGCTTTGCCGCCCCCAATGACGGCAGCGCGGTCACGGTGGCGCCGATGAGCTGGTATGGCACGGCTGAACTGGTCGAGCGCGACACCATCCCGCTGGCGGTGCTGGAGGAGCCGTGCCGTTTCCGCGAGGCGGCGATCCGCGCGCTGGAGGATAATGGCCTGCAATGGCGGATCGCGGTCGAGACGCCCAACCTCGCCACGCTGCGCGCGGCAGTGGCCGCAGGGCTGGGCGTCACCGCGCGCACCCATTTGTTCCAGGATGACATGACGGTGCTGGAGCATGAGCGGCTGCCCACCCTGCCCCGCGTCGCCGCGATCCTGCGCACCAGCGACAAGCTGGACCGCGCCGCGCATCGGCTGGCGGAACTGGCGCGCGAAACGGTGACCGGGCTTTAG
- a CDS encoding ABC transporter permease, with translation MTALAIRGEAPPQRARRRFSLARFGGRWLSPLLLLLLWELGSRTGLIPERTLAAPSAVIGTLIQMVLSGELPSNLLVSFARVAVGLLIGVGLGLGLGLAAGLSRGAELAIDPLMQIKRTIPALALTPLFIVWFGIGETPKIALIAFGTIFPVYLNLYAGIRGVDPRLLDAAKSFGLSRWEQVWHVVLPAALPSLLVGLRYALSISILVLVVAEQINASAGLGYLINNARDFMRTDIIVVCLMVYAILGLGADWLVRSLEARALVWRPSIVEN, from the coding sequence ATGACCGCATTGGCAATAAGGGGCGAAGCGCCGCCGCAGCGCGCCAGACGCCGCTTCTCCCTCGCCCGCTTCGGCGGCCGATGGCTGTCACCTTTGCTGTTACTTTTGCTGTGGGAACTGGGCTCGCGCACGGGCCTTATCCCCGAACGCACGCTGGCCGCGCCCTCCGCCGTGATCGGCACGCTGATCCAGATGGTGCTGAGCGGCGAACTGCCCTCCAACCTGCTCGTCTCCTTCGCCCGCGTCGCGGTCGGCCTGCTGATCGGCGTCGGCCTCGGGCTGGGGCTGGGGCTGGCAGCGGGCTTGTCGCGCGGCGCGGAACTGGCGATCGACCCGCTGATGCAGATCAAGCGGACCATTCCCGCACTGGCGCTGACGCCGCTGTTCATCGTCTGGTTCGGCATTGGCGAGACGCCCAAGATCGCGCTGATCGCATTCGGCACCATCTTCCCGGTCTATCTCAACCTCTATGCCGGCATTCGCGGCGTCGATCCGCGCCTGCTCGATGCCGCCAAGAGCTTCGGCCTCAGCCGCTGGGAACAGGTCTGGCATGTCGTGCTGCCCGCGGCCTTGCCCTCGCTGCTGGTCGGGCTGCGCTATGCGCTCTCCATCTCGATCCTGGTGCTGGTGGTGGCGGAACAGATCAACGCCTCGGCCGGGCTTGGCTATCTCATCAACAATGCCCGCGACTTCATGCGCACCGACATCATCGTCGTCTGCCTCATGGTCTACGCCATTCTCGGCCTCGGTGCCGACTGGCTGGTCCGGTCCCTCGAAGCCCGCGCCCTCGTCTGGCGCCCCAGCATAGTGGAGAATTGA
- a CDS encoding ABC transporter ATP-binding protein, protein MDARLGFSSIDSAAHQPHPEPVVRLQHFTRSFGANRIIDGLDLEIAPGEFIALLGRSGSGKTTLLRTLAGLDDAGAQDVEVPDSRAVVFQDARLLPWKPVWKNVALGLKGGAIRDRAQAALKEVGLGHRLDAWPLTLSGGEAQRAALARALVREPQLLLLDEPFAALDALTRYRMHDLVLSLWRTHKPAVLIVTHDVEEAIALADRVLVLDKGRIVAEERIHALRGERAGLAGRLREQLLSHLGGDHHGEGVVPFARQAEAVE, encoded by the coding sequence ATGGACGCGCGCCTCGGCTTTTCCAGCATCGACAGCGCGGCCCACCAGCCGCATCCCGAACCGGTCGTTCGCCTGCAGCACTTCACCCGCAGCTTTGGCGCCAACCGCATCATCGACGGGCTGGACCTGGAAATCGCGCCGGGCGAGTTCATTGCTCTGCTGGGCCGGTCGGGATCGGGCAAGACCACCTTGCTGCGCACCCTCGCCGGGCTGGACGATGCCGGCGCGCAGGATGTCGAAGTCCCCGACAGCCGTGCCGTCGTGTTCCAGGATGCCCGACTGCTGCCGTGGAAGCCGGTCTGGAAGAATGTCGCGCTGGGCCTGAAAGGCGGCGCCATCCGCGACCGTGCGCAAGCCGCGCTGAAGGAGGTCGGCCTTGGCCATCGGCTCGATGCCTGGCCGCTCACCCTGTCCGGTGGCGAGGCGCAGCGCGCCGCGCTGGCCCGCGCACTGGTGCGCGAACCCCAATTGCTGCTGCTTGACGAGCCCTTTGCCGCGCTCGATGCGCTGACCCGCTATCGCATGCACGACCTCGTCCTCTCGCTCTGGCGGACACACAAGCCTGCCGTGCTGATCGTCACCCATGATGTCGAGGAAGCGATTGCACTGGCCGACCGGGTGCTGGTGCTCGACAAGGGGCGGATCGTCGCGGAGGAGCGCATTCACGCCCTGCGCGGCGAGCGGGCGGGGCTCGCCGGCCGGCTGCGCGAACAGCTTCTGTCCCATCTGGGCGGTGACCATCATGGTGAGGGTGTGGTGCCGTTCGCCCGCCAGGCGGAGGCGGTGGAATGA
- a CDS encoding cysteine dioxygenase gives MNAVTTIERPVDTSRLRGFVTALADLIACTRDEQALLESGRTLLARLIARDDWLPPEYARPDPDRYQQYLLHCDSRERFSIVSFVWGPGQSTPIHDHGVWGLVGVLRGSEQVERFSRLPGGGLVAQGTDILREGEVDAVSPRIGDIHRVSNGRADAPSVSIHVYGGNIGAVERATFTPDGTPKSFISGYANRVIPNLWDRSRNA, from the coding sequence ATGAACGCCGTCACCACCATTGAGCGGCCGGTCGACACCAGCCGGCTGCGCGGTTTCGTCACGGCATTGGCTGACCTGATTGCCTGCACCCGCGACGAACAGGCGCTGCTGGAAAGCGGCCGCACCCTGCTCGCCCGGCTGATTGCTCGCGACGACTGGCTGCCGCCCGAATATGCCCGGCCCGATCCCGATCGCTATCAGCAATATCTGCTTCACTGCGACAGTCGCGAGCGGTTCAGCATCGTCAGCTTCGTCTGGGGGCCGGGTCAGTCGACGCCGATCCACGACCATGGTGTCTGGGGGCTGGTCGGCGTGCTGCGCGGCAGCGAGCAGGTCGAGCGTTTTAGTCGATTGCCCGGCGGCGGACTGGTCGCGCAGGGCACGGATATATTGCGCGAGGGCGAGGTCGATGCCGTCTCGCCCCGGATCGGCGACATCCACCGCGTTTCCAACGGCCGGGCCGACGCCCCGTCGGTCAGCATCCATGTCTATGGCGGCAATATCGGCGCGGTCGAGCGCGCGACCTTCACGCCCGACGGCACGCCCAAAAGCTTCATTTCCGGATACGCCAACCGCGTCATCCCCAACCTCTGGGACAGATCGAGAAACGCATGA
- a CDS encoding rhodanese-like domain-containing protein, producing MTIDILDRTEVATPADIRTALIARDEIALIDVREEHEFAQGHPLFAAQIPLRRIDEEARWRIPRLDTPIIVYDAGEGLARRAAVRLQGLGYTDVRELEGGLSAWRDAGYELFEDVNSYSKAFGELVEHRRHTPSLAAEDVQALIDEKADIAILDARRYDEYHTMSIPTGTSVPGAELVLRAGTIAPDPDTTIIVNCAGRTRSIIGTQSLVNAGLPNKVYALRNGTIGWTLAGQGLETGQVRAAPEVDGKAIEAARAHARDVAYRAGVKWIGWDDLEHLKADTARTLYLYDVRQPREYEAGHLPGFRNAQGGQLVQETDHNAPVRGARIVVTDDLGPRADMSASWLAQLGWEVYVLSVDWSAVVLERGSDGAPAPRGPEGRYKRPYEGTDNKAEKMQAYLDWEYGLVAQLEKDGTHGFYVI from the coding sequence ATGACCATCGACATATTGGACCGTACTGAGGTCGCCACTCCGGCCGATATCCGCACCGCGCTGATCGCCCGCGACGAGATCGCCCTGATCGACGTGCGCGAGGAGCATGAGTTTGCGCAGGGTCATCCGCTCTTCGCCGCCCAGATCCCGCTGCGCCGCATCGATGAGGAAGCGCGCTGGCGCATCCCCCGGCTCGACACTCCGATCATCGTCTATGATGCGGGCGAGGGGCTGGCGCGTCGCGCCGCCGTGCGGCTGCAGGGGCTTGGTTACACCGATGTGCGCGAACTGGAGGGCGGGCTCAGCGCCTGGCGCGACGCCGGCTATGAATTGTTCGAGGATGTGAACAGTTACTCCAAGGCGTTCGGCGAACTGGTCGAGCATCGCCGCCATACGCCCAGCCTGGCGGCGGAGGATGTGCAGGCGCTGATCGACGAAAAGGCCGACATCGCGATCCTCGATGCGCGTCGTTATGACGAATATCATACGATGAGCATCCCGACCGGGACCAGCGTGCCGGGCGCCGAATTGGTGCTGCGCGCTGGCACGATCGCGCCCGATCCCGACACGACCATCATCGTCAATTGCGCCGGCCGTACCCGGTCGATCATCGGCACCCAGTCGCTGGTCAATGCCGGCCTGCCGAACAAGGTCTATGCGCTGCGCAACGGCACGATCGGCTGGACGCTGGCCGGGCAGGGACTTGAAACCGGCCAGGTTCGCGCCGCGCCGGAGGTTGATGGCAAGGCTATCGAGGCGGCCCGTGCCCATGCCCGCGACGTCGCCTATCGCGCCGGGGTCAAGTGGATCGGCTGGGACGATCTGGAGCATCTGAAGGCCGATACCGCCCGCACCCTCTATCTCTATGATGTGCGCCAGCCGCGCGAATATGAGGCGGGGCATCTGCCCGGCTTCCGCAATGCGCAGGGCGGCCAGCTGGTGCAGGAAACCGACCATAATGCCCCGGTGCGCGGCGCCCGCATCGTTGTCACCGACGATCTTGGCCCGCGTGCCGACATGAGCGCCTCCTGGCTCGCCCAGCTGGGCTGGGAAGTCTATGTCCTGTCGGTCGACTGGTCGGCGGTGGTGCTGGAACGCGGCAGCGACGGCGCGCCAGCCCCGCGCGGACCCGAGGGCCGCTACAAGCGCCCCTATGAGGGCACCGACAACAAGGCCGAGAAGATGCAGGCCTATCTCGACTGGGAATATGGCCTTGTCGCCCAGCTCGAAAAAGACGGCACCCACGGCTTCTACGTCATCTGA